In Verrucomicrobiota bacterium, the following are encoded in one genomic region:
- a CDS encoding leucine-rich repeat domain-containing protein, translating into MTSSFLRSSMIPKLPLAMACALVCYAIHAAEPEPESPQVKFPDKKLEAAVRKFVFEKRDNDKPITEADMVNLSVIEAKSAGITNLAGLEKAVNLASLDLAKNQVADLKPLSGMARLQFLDLSDNRVEELGPLATNLALQYLELSNNKVRDVRALSGLTNMASLYLSGNKLKDVAPLTQFPKIASLYLDRTGIRSIQGLGRLQTLFSLSLASNNISDLSPLNGLNRISFLMLEHNKVKDLAPLVTMGQNDKEQRFAPFLQVYLKGNPLAAKTKREQLPVLEKIGMRIRN; encoded by the coding sequence ATGACATCCTCGTTTCTCCGCTCCTCGATGATCCCCAAGCTCCCTCTGGCCATGGCCTGCGCCCTGGTCTGCTATGCCATTCATGCCGCCGAACCCGAACCGGAATCACCCCAGGTCAAGTTTCCGGACAAGAAACTCGAGGCCGCGGTCCGCAAATTCGTCTTCGAAAAGCGCGACAACGACAAACCCATTACCGAGGCCGACATGGTCAATCTCTCGGTCATCGAAGCGAAAAGCGCCGGAATCACGAACCTTGCGGGACTCGAAAAAGCGGTCAACCTCGCCTCGCTCGACCTCGCCAAGAACCAGGTGGCAGACCTCAAACCGCTGTCCGGCATGGCCCGTCTGCAATTTCTGGATCTTTCCGACAATCGTGTGGAAGAACTGGGCCCCCTGGCCACCAACCTTGCGCTTCAATACCTCGAACTGTCGAACAACAAGGTCCGCGACGTCCGCGCCCTCTCAGGATTGACCAATATGGCCTCCCTCTATCTGAGCGGAAACAAACTGAAAGATGTCGCCCCGTTAACCCAATTCCCCAAGATCGCGTCCCTCTACCTCGATCGCACAGGCATTCGCTCGATTCAAGGTCTCGGGCGGTTGCAAACCCTGTTCTCGCTTTCACTGGCCAGCAATAACATCTCCGACCTGTCCCCTCTGAACGGTCTGAATCGCATTTCGTTCCTCATGCTTGAACACAACAAGGTCAAAGACCTTGCCCCCCTCGTCACCATGGGCCAAAACGACAAGGAACAACGATTCGCCCCGTTCTTGCAGGTCTATCTGAAGGGGAATCCCCTCGCCGCCAAGACCAAGCGTGAACAGCTTCCGGTTCTCGAAAAAATCGGGATGCGCATCAGGAACTGA
- a CDS encoding adenylyltransferase/cytidyltransferase family protein has translation MPQGFRTKILTRSALPGWREGLSSRGLRLVVTNGCFDILHAGHAQYLEAARNAGDALLVGLNSDRSVRELKGTGRPVNPEEDRAAVLAALESVSGVCVFDELRATAFLAEARPDIYVKGGDYTVETIPQDERRVVESNGGRIIFLPFLPGRSTTRLLKKLSS, from the coding sequence ATGCCCCAAGGCTTTCGAACGAAGATTTTGACGAGGTCCGCGTTGCCCGGTTGGAGGGAAGGATTGAGTTCACGAGGGTTGCGGCTCGTGGTGACCAATGGCTGCTTCGACATTTTGCACGCCGGACACGCGCAATATTTGGAGGCGGCGCGAAACGCCGGGGATGCGTTGTTGGTGGGATTGAACAGCGACCGTTCGGTGCGTGAACTCAAGGGAACAGGACGCCCGGTCAACCCCGAGGAGGACCGAGCGGCCGTGTTGGCGGCGCTGGAATCCGTCAGCGGCGTCTGTGTTTTCGACGAACTGCGGGCGACGGCGTTTCTGGCCGAGGCTCGGCCTGACATTTATGTTAAGGGGGGCGACTATACCGTGGAGACGATTCCGCAGGACGAACGAAGGGTGGTGGAGTCGAACGGGGGGAGAATCATTTTTCTCCCCTTTCTGCCGGGCCGTTCGACGACTCGCCTGTTGAAAAAGCTCAGTTCCTGA
- a CDS encoding vitamin B12-dependent ribonucleotide reductase, with amino-acid sequence MIDAQDSVIAPVGASRRKSKPVASARPARERAKRGSRTHPLDLARVFSKAHIHPFDEIEWDRRNAEITDDAGKVIFKQENVEVPKSWSMLATKVVVSKYFYGEQNTPERETSVRQLIQRVCRTIADWGVKDGYFSKAAGEVFCDELTWLCVNQYGAFNSPVWFNVGLFHQYGIGKNSARGNWYYNRQHGEAERAPTQYEYPQGSACFIQSVEDNMEDIMRLAYSEAMLFKYGSGTGTDLTPIRSSKEKLSGGGRPSGPLSFLKVYDQVANVVKSGGKTRRAAKMNTLRDSHGDIEEFIDAKQKEEKKAWALIEQGYDGSYNGDAYGSVMYQNENLSVRASDEFMTAALEGGDWWTRSVTTGKPLEKKSATALLRKIAEGTWICGDPGLQYDGAVQKWHTCKGTEPIHSTNPCSEYVFLNNTACNLASLNLMRFKREDGVFEVERFKAAVRIFITAQEILVDNASYPTKTIAENSHLFRTLGLGYANLGSLIMSYGLPYDSDEGRALAGALTSIMTGHAYEQSSAIAAAMGPFKGYREARCTHVPVPLAPDNVESMLGVIRLHRDAVETIAPSKDFASLKEEARLCWDRALASGNEHGYRNAQVTVLAPTGTIAFLMDCDTTGVEPDIALVKYKLLAGGGMLKIANRTVPEALERLNYSAAEIAAIVAYIEKHDTIEDYEENGVGFRSGLKPEHLPVFDCAFRANHGQRSIHYLAHLKMMAAAQPFISGAISKTVNLPRECSVEDIQDAYVQAWKMGLKCVAIYRDGSKRSQPLNTRKTNEGGEKPDGATLDGKVKGLETELQRLREAAIQPLRRRLPETRRAVTHKFDIAGHEGYLTVGLFEDGQPGELFITMAKEGSTIGGLMDSIGTLTSMALQYGVPLEALARKFAHQRFEPSGFTKNPDIRNASSIIDYVFRWMAHQFIPGYRDSQRPAQTELPMPDLDAELKKNLNRPVPDLPVVEESDTAFEAKTALMTALRSRPRVSVATLERVSLTTFENQQDAPSCPNCGHIAVRNGACYKCLNCGESLGCS; translated from the coding sequence ATGATTGATGCCCAGGATTCAGTGATCGCGCCTGTCGGCGCCAGCCGCCGCAAATCTAAACCCGTCGCGTCTGCACGACCGGCTCGGGAACGTGCGAAACGCGGAAGCCGGACCCACCCTTTGGATCTCGCCCGCGTCTTCAGCAAGGCTCATATCCATCCCTTCGACGAAATCGAGTGGGATCGGCGCAATGCAGAGATCACCGATGACGCGGGGAAGGTCATTTTCAAACAGGAGAACGTGGAGGTTCCCAAGAGTTGGTCCATGCTCGCGACCAAGGTGGTGGTGTCGAAGTACTTTTATGGCGAGCAAAACACTCCGGAACGCGAAACCTCGGTGCGCCAACTCATCCAGCGCGTTTGTCGCACCATCGCGGATTGGGGGGTCAAGGATGGCTATTTCAGCAAGGCCGCCGGCGAGGTCTTCTGCGACGAATTGACCTGGCTTTGCGTCAACCAATACGGTGCGTTCAATTCGCCGGTCTGGTTCAACGTCGGGCTGTTCCACCAATACGGCATCGGGAAAAACTCCGCCCGGGGCAACTGGTATTACAATCGTCAGCACGGAGAAGCGGAGCGCGCCCCCACCCAGTACGAATACCCCCAAGGCAGCGCCTGCTTTATTCAGTCCGTCGAGGACAACATGGAAGACATCATGCGCCTGGCGTACAGCGAGGCGATGCTCTTCAAATACGGTTCCGGCACGGGCACCGACCTGACGCCCATTCGCTCGAGCAAGGAAAAACTCAGCGGCGGCGGGCGTCCCAGCGGTCCGTTGTCGTTCCTCAAGGTGTACGATCAGGTGGCCAACGTGGTGAAGTCCGGAGGCAAAACCCGGCGGGCGGCGAAAATGAACACGCTGCGCGATTCCCACGGGGACATTGAGGAGTTCATCGACGCCAAGCAGAAGGAGGAAAAGAAGGCCTGGGCGCTCATCGAACAGGGTTACGACGGCTCTTACAACGGCGACGCGTACGGCAGCGTCATGTACCAAAACGAAAATCTCTCGGTGCGCGCCAGCGACGAGTTCATGACCGCGGCCCTCGAGGGTGGGGACTGGTGGACCCGCTCGGTCACGACCGGAAAACCCCTGGAGAAAAAGAGCGCCACGGCCCTCCTCCGCAAGATCGCCGAGGGCACGTGGATCTGCGGCGATCCCGGGTTGCAATACGACGGAGCCGTTCAAAAGTGGCATACCTGCAAAGGGACGGAACCCATCCATTCCACCAATCCCTGCTCGGAATACGTATTTCTCAACAACACCGCTTGCAACCTCGCCTCGCTCAATCTGATGCGCTTCAAGCGCGAAGACGGCGTGTTCGAAGTGGAACGATTCAAGGCGGCCGTGCGCATCTTCATCACGGCCCAGGAAATCCTGGTCGATAATGCCAGTTATCCGACCAAAACGATCGCCGAAAATTCCCACCTGTTTCGGACCCTCGGGCTGGGTTACGCGAATCTTGGCTCCCTCATCATGAGCTACGGACTTCCCTACGACTCCGACGAAGGACGCGCGCTTGCCGGCGCCTTGACGTCCATCATGACGGGGCACGCCTACGAGCAATCCTCGGCGATTGCCGCCGCCATGGGACCCTTTAAGGGCTACCGCGAGGCTCGCTGCACTCATGTGCCCGTGCCTCTCGCGCCCGACAACGTGGAATCCATGCTCGGCGTGATCCGGTTGCACCGGGACGCCGTCGAAACCATCGCGCCATCGAAGGACTTCGCCTCGCTCAAAGAGGAAGCGCGTTTGTGCTGGGACCGTGCCCTCGCCTCGGGAAACGAGCACGGCTATCGCAACGCCCAAGTCACCGTGCTGGCGCCCACCGGCACGATCGCGTTCCTGATGGATTGCGACACGACCGGAGTCGAGCCCGACATCGCCCTCGTCAAGTACAAGCTCCTCGCCGGCGGGGGCATGCTCAAGATCGCCAATCGAACCGTGCCCGAAGCGCTCGAACGTCTGAACTACAGCGCCGCCGAGATCGCCGCCATCGTGGCCTACATCGAAAAACACGACACCATTGAGGATTACGAGGAGAACGGCGTTGGATTCCGCAGTGGACTCAAGCCCGAGCATCTGCCGGTCTTCGATTGTGCCTTCCGCGCCAACCACGGCCAGCGAAGCATTCATTATCTCGCGCATTTGAAAATGATGGCGGCCGCGCAACCGTTCATCAGCGGCGCGATTTCCAAGACCGTCAATCTCCCGAGGGAGTGCTCCGTCGAGGACATTCAGGACGCCTACGTGCAGGCCTGGAAGATGGGGTTGAAGTGCGTGGCAATTTACCGCGACGGTTCCAAGCGGTCGCAGCCGCTCAACACCAGGAAGACCAACGAAGGCGGCGAAAAGCCGGATGGCGCCACACTCGATGGGAAGGTCAAAGGCCTGGAAACCGAACTCCAACGCCTCCGCGAAGCCGCGATCCAGCCGCTCCGCCGCCGCCTGCCGGAAACACGCCGCGCCGTGACGCACAAGTTCGATATCGCCGGCCACGAAGGCTATCTGACCGTTGGGCTCTTCGAGGACGGCCAGCCCGGCGAGCTTTTCATCACCATGGCCAAGGAAGGCTCCACCATCGGCGGCCTAATGGACAGCATCGGCACGCTCACGAGCATGGCGTTGCAATACGGAGTGCCGTTGGAGGCGCTCGCCCGCAAGTTCGCCCACCAGCGATTCGAGCCTTCCGGCTTCACCAAGAATCCAGACATCCGGAACGCCTCCTCGATCATCGACTACGTTTTTCGCTGGATGGCTCACCAGTTCATTCCGGGGTATCGCGACTCCCAACGGCCCGCCCAGACGGAACTCCCCATGCCCGACTTGGATGCCGAGTTAAAAAAAAACTTGAACCGGCCGGTGCCTGACCTCCCTGTCGTTGAGGAGAGCGATACCGCCTTCGAGGCGAAAACAGCCCTGATGACCGCCCTGCGCTCACGTCCGCGCGTGTCCGTGGCGACCCTTGAACGCGTCTCCCTCACCACGTTCGAGAATCAGCAAGATGCGCCTTCGTGCCCGAATTGCGGGCATATCGCGGTTCGCAACGGAGCCTGCTACAAGTGCCTCAATTGCGGCGAAAGCCTGGGATGCAGCTAA
- a CDS encoding amylo-alpha-1,6-glucosidase, which produces MGWVPTTPPDLTFTSSAGERVLRFVGDWLVIRLTDRRGVSGAWTPFLRTTVGRARVERERIIRAARNTERGHDEAWVDLPMARENESSWCITVPLAEVGFFRAKPFLVDGQGRQYWPAGEDLGISVHPNDYRTANTLYCAFTRLFGPSRFADQARSEAWEKRLGELDELGFTAIPPSGKLRDLTRQIPHIFDRLGFRILQLLPINPTPTTLARFGRFGSPYAGQDLTAIDPALVELDRRTTGVEQFLELADEVHAKDGKLFLDLVINHTGWGSRLFEEHPEWFLRDADGRFASPGAWGNVWEDLVELKPDGPELWESFASAFLVWCRRGVDGFRCDAGYKVPMPVWRYVVARVRTEFPNTLFLLEGLGGGWWDTEALLTEGGMQWAYSELFQEFTSRQIAGYLDHAIQASQRVGLLVHYSETHDNNRLAVQGRAWSLLRNQLCALTSPNGGYAITTGVEWLATEKVNVHQNSGLRWEAPDHITREIATLNRLLAEHPCFFDGASLERLSPPDSAVYVLLRQSQDRRHAVLIVVNPQDEAPQRARWTLPRATSPDDPRYHFSAWRDLLGQTAPALEVDSDGGCFSEIPPCTAYCLAPAGDYEIAQGQAYRASSSRRAWAMQRAGEIDEATCLALARARGIAEAVEQDPAGFLAMLTRPFEPEPDNPAFDCTRRTAELRRRGDYLPVTEWSESDTSRITLVPAGHWLLIHHPEPFTATCTRGNDFHPMRLESCPVQNGWIAAVAPNGGLGHSRLNLRTRRSPAASFTGALHFLNPPTPVQALGSVSAQPAPAQLLPNQLVLLTNGRGGMCRVRLDLGRIESKYDCLLGANLHPSLPVDRHVLVKRLRLWSNANRFLTPLDFHNLSDFQLEPIPRWAFRAFAGAGSNIPVEVSMSMDAFANTVRVRLHRPRHEHADLFPLVLTARLDLEDRSFHSETRRGPGADDHFRRHTSALKNPAGFRFKPAEDRPLTAFCATGDYHEAPEWSENIPHPHEASRGQTASGDAFSPGWFEMALEPGASAELVITAESVPETALALAENRLSNTPPLNVTPGRSRFFSRLARAADQFRARRGEGETVIAGYPWFLDWGRDSLIAARGLISCGRTEEVLNLLCTFARFEAGGTLPNSIHAQDASNRDTSDAPLWLGVVVEELASACAKSTNPTDVLAVPVHPRGRRMVEVLESTATHYLRGTANGIRVDPDSGLVWSPGHFTWMDTNYPAGTPREGYPIEIQALWVRLLRQLAMAEGTKDPSHWRAWAEKAAASLEGLFWLERKGWYADVLRAPAGVSAQAAHIDDALRSNMILAIALGTLGSSEGGRVRSRRAVQAATRHLVVPGALRSLAPLRVELPLPVKGHDGRLLNDPHHPYWGHYEGDEDTRRKPAYHNGTAWCWTFPSFCEAMLRAWPDDPQARSAARSYLDSSELRLDEGCLGQLPEILDGNAPHRARGCDAQAWSVTEAARVLSLFES; this is translated from the coding sequence ATGGGATGGGTTCCAACCACGCCTCCCGATCTCACCTTCACTTCGTCCGCGGGAGAGCGGGTGCTGCGCTTCGTCGGTGACTGGCTGGTCATCCGGCTCACGGATCGCCGCGGCGTTTCCGGAGCCTGGACCCCCTTTCTCCGCACCACGGTGGGGCGGGCTCGGGTCGAGCGTGAACGCATCATCCGAGCTGCCCGAAACACCGAGCGAGGCCATGACGAAGCTTGGGTGGACCTTCCGATGGCCAGGGAAAACGAGAGTTCCTGGTGCATCACGGTGCCTTTGGCGGAAGTGGGTTTCTTTCGCGCCAAACCTTTCCTCGTCGATGGCCAGGGCCGCCAATACTGGCCCGCCGGCGAAGACCTCGGCATCAGCGTCCATCCGAACGATTATCGCACCGCGAACACGCTCTACTGCGCCTTCACGAGGTTGTTCGGTCCGTCCCGCTTCGCAGACCAGGCCAGGAGTGAAGCCTGGGAAAAGCGGCTGGGCGAACTGGACGAACTCGGTTTCACCGCCATTCCACCTTCGGGAAAATTGCGCGATCTGACCCGCCAGATCCCTCACATCTTCGACCGGCTCGGTTTTCGCATCCTGCAGCTTCTCCCGATCAATCCCACCCCCACAACCCTCGCAAGGTTCGGACGCTTCGGGAGTCCGTATGCCGGACAAGATTTGACCGCGATTGACCCCGCGCTGGTCGAGCTGGACCGCCGGACGACAGGCGTGGAGCAGTTTCTCGAACTGGCTGACGAGGTTCATGCGAAGGATGGAAAACTTTTCCTCGATCTCGTGATCAACCACACCGGATGGGGCTCGAGACTGTTCGAGGAACATCCCGAGTGGTTCTTGCGCGATGCTGACGGAAGGTTCGCGAGTCCGGGGGCGTGGGGTAACGTCTGGGAGGATCTGGTCGAGTTGAAACCCGATGGCCCGGAACTTTGGGAATCGTTCGCCAGCGCCTTTCTGGTGTGGTGCCGCCGGGGGGTCGATGGTTTTCGCTGCGACGCGGGATACAAAGTGCCGATGCCGGTCTGGCGCTACGTGGTGGCCCGGGTGCGCACCGAGTTCCCGAACACGCTCTTTCTGCTGGAAGGCCTGGGGGGCGGTTGGTGGGACACGGAAGCGCTGTTGACCGAGGGGGGCATGCAATGGGCCTATTCGGAGCTGTTCCAGGAGTTTACCAGCAGACAAATCGCCGGATATTTGGATCACGCGATTCAGGCCAGTCAGCGCGTCGGCTTGCTCGTCCATTACAGCGAGACTCATGACAACAACCGCCTGGCCGTCCAGGGCCGGGCGTGGTCTCTGCTGCGCAACCAACTTTGCGCGCTGACAAGCCCTAACGGCGGCTATGCCATCACCACAGGCGTCGAATGGCTGGCCACGGAAAAGGTCAATGTCCACCAAAATTCGGGTTTGCGCTGGGAGGCTCCCGACCATATCACGCGAGAAATCGCCACCCTCAACCGCCTTCTCGCCGAACATCCCTGTTTCTTCGATGGAGCCAGCCTGGAGCGATTGAGTCCGCCCGACAGCGCGGTTTATGTCCTGCTGCGGCAGTCCCAGGACCGCCGTCACGCCGTGTTGATCGTGGTCAATCCTCAGGATGAAGCGCCCCAAAGGGCCCGATGGACCCTTCCTCGCGCGACGTCCCCCGACGATCCACGCTACCATTTCAGCGCATGGCGGGACCTGCTCGGCCAAACCGCGCCAGCCCTAGAAGTGGATTCGGACGGTGGATGTTTTTCCGAGATTCCACCATGCACTGCCTATTGCCTCGCTCCTGCCGGCGACTACGAAATCGCGCAAGGCCAGGCGTACCGCGCATCCAGCTCGCGCCGGGCCTGGGCCATGCAGAGAGCCGGGGAAATCGATGAAGCGACGTGCCTCGCACTCGCCCGAGCCAGAGGCATCGCAGAGGCGGTGGAACAAGATCCGGCGGGGTTCCTGGCGATGCTCACCCGCCCGTTTGAGCCGGAACCAGACAACCCCGCCTTCGATTGCACCCGAAGAACAGCCGAACTCCGAAGGCGCGGCGATTATCTACCCGTGACGGAATGGAGCGAAAGCGACACGAGCCGGATTACGCTCGTGCCTGCCGGACATTGGCTGCTGATTCATCATCCTGAACCTTTCACCGCCACCTGCACCCGTGGAAACGACTTCCACCCCATGCGGCTCGAGAGTTGTCCGGTCCAAAACGGGTGGATCGCGGCCGTGGCACCCAACGGCGGGCTCGGACATTCCCGGTTGAACTTGCGCACCCGGCGCAGCCCGGCGGCGAGCTTCACCGGCGCCCTTCATTTCTTGAATCCACCCACCCCGGTTCAAGCGTTGGGTTCAGTTTCTGCCCAGCCCGCACCGGCACAGCTGTTGCCGAATCAGCTTGTGTTGCTGACCAACGGACGAGGCGGGATGTGTCGGGTTCGGCTGGATCTGGGCCGGATCGAATCCAAATACGATTGCCTGCTGGGCGCGAATCTTCATCCGTCGTTGCCGGTGGATCGTCATGTCCTCGTCAAGCGTTTGCGATTGTGGAGCAACGCGAACCGGTTTCTGACGCCGCTCGATTTCCATAACCTCTCGGATTTCCAACTCGAACCGATCCCCCGATGGGCCTTCCGCGCCTTTGCCGGTGCGGGATCGAACATCCCCGTGGAAGTTTCCATGAGCATGGACGCGTTTGCCAACACGGTTCGCGTGCGGCTCCACCGCCCTCGCCACGAGCACGCGGATCTTTTCCCGCTCGTCTTGACCGCCCGCCTGGATCTGGAGGATCGCAGCTTTCATTCGGAAACCCGGAGAGGTCCCGGCGCAGACGATCATTTCCGGCGCCACACGAGTGCTTTGAAGAATCCGGCGGGATTCCGGTTCAAACCGGCGGAGGATCGCCCGCTCACGGCCTTTTGCGCGACCGGAGATTACCATGAAGCACCGGAATGGTCCGAAAATATTCCCCATCCCCACGAGGCTTCGCGCGGCCAAACGGCCAGCGGGGACGCCTTCAGTCCGGGTTGGTTTGAGATGGCACTCGAGCCCGGCGCTTCCGCCGAACTGGTCATCACCGCGGAAAGCGTCCCCGAGACTGCCTTGGCGTTGGCGGAAAACCGGCTCTCCAACACTCCTCCCCTCAACGTCACCCCCGGGCGCTCGCGATTTTTTTCGCGCCTGGCGCGAGCGGCGGACCAGTTTCGCGCGCGCCGTGGAGAAGGCGAGACGGTGATCGCGGGTTATCCTTGGTTTCTCGATTGGGGAAGGGACAGTCTCATCGCCGCCCGGGGCTTGATCAGTTGCGGCAGGACGGAGGAAGTCCTCAACCTGTTATGCACATTCGCGCGTTTCGAAGCGGGTGGCACCCTGCCGAATAGCATCCACGCGCAGGACGCCTCGAACCGCGACACTTCCGACGCGCCCCTCTGGCTGGGCGTGGTCGTGGAGGAGCTGGCCTCAGCCTGCGCGAAGTCCACAAACCCCACCGATGTCCTGGCTGTCCCCGTGCATCCGCGAGGACGCCGCATGGTGGAGGTGCTGGAATCCACCGCCACCCATTATCTGCGGGGCACTGCCAACGGAATTCGAGTAGACCCCGATTCCGGATTGGTTTGGAGCCCGGGGCATTTTACATGGATGGATACCAACTACCCCGCGGGAACCCCTCGCGAAGGCTATCCCATCGAGATTCAGGCCCTCTGGGTCCGCCTCCTCAGACAACTGGCCATGGCCGAGGGCACGAAGGACCCAAGCCATTGGCGAGCCTGGGCGGAGAAAGCCGCTGCCTCGCTGGAAGGTTTGTTTTGGCTGGAACGGAAGGGTTGGTATGCCGACGTGCTCAGGGCGCCGGCTGGAGTTTCCGCCCAAGCCGCGCACATCGACGACGCGCTCCGTTCCAACATGATCCTGGCGATCGCGCTGGGCACCCTTGGATCGAGCGAAGGCGGGCGAGTGCGGTCACGGCGCGCCGTGCAAGCCGCAACCAGGCACTTGGTCGTCCCGGGTGCGCTTCGCTCTTTGGCTCCCTTGCGGGTCGAACTTCCGTTGCCGGTCAAGGGCCATGATGGACGACTTCTCAACGATCCGCATCATCCCTACTGGGGACACTATGAGGGCGACGAGGATACCCGGCGCAAACCCGCCTACCACAACGGCACCGCTTGGTGCTGGACGTTTCCCTCATTCTGCGAAGCGATGCTCCGAGCGTGGCCGGATGATCCGCAAGCACGCTCGGCGGCGCGCAGCTATCTTGATTCGTCGGAGTTACGGCTGGACGAGGGTTGCCTCGGCCAACTGCCGGAGATTCTGGATGGCAACGCGCCCCATCGAGCGCGGGGATGCGACGCTCAAGCCTGGAGCGTGACGGAGGCGGCGCGAGTGCTCAGCCTGTTCGAATCCTGA
- the gatB gene encoding Asp-tRNA(Asn)/Glu-tRNA(Gln) amidotransferase subunit GatB — protein MDYEPIIGLETHVQLKTRSKMWCGCANAFGAGPNTLVCPVCLGLPGVLPVPNEEALRLTTLTGLLLHCEVPRTAKFDRKNYFYPDVPKNYQITQYAMPSTRNGWLDFEFGSGVVRVRITRAHLEEDVGKNFHFDRHSGVDFNRAGVPLLEIVSEPDITSPDMAVEYLNALKAVLVQGGVSDCDMEKGMVRCDVNVSVRPKGFSTLGAKIEIKNMNSFSAVRRALDFEIPRQIGVLRGGGALSQETRRWDDVAGITEPMRSKEDAHDYRYFPEPDLMPLQPDERWLQSVRARMVELPLDRKMRLMRDFALPEGDAEVLTAEAALGNYFEAVARAGGHSKSIANWIINNLRALMAEHGVGLDGLKFPASAIPELVLLVESGRISSKIAQEVFQETFLTGASPGSIVDRKGLAQVSDTAALEKFCEDVIAAHPKSAEDFRAGKAAALNFLKGQVMKLSKGKANPSLVGSILEKQLSN, from the coding sequence ATGGATTACGAACCCATCATCGGCCTCGAGACGCACGTTCAGCTCAAGACCCGCTCCAAGATGTGGTGTGGATGTGCCAACGCGTTTGGGGCCGGTCCGAACACCCTCGTGTGTCCCGTGTGCTTGGGGTTGCCGGGCGTGCTGCCCGTGCCGAATGAGGAAGCCCTCAGACTGACGACCCTCACCGGCTTGCTTCTGCATTGCGAGGTTCCCCGGACGGCCAAGTTTGATCGCAAGAACTACTTCTATCCGGACGTGCCCAAGAACTATCAAATCACGCAGTACGCCATGCCTTCCACCCGGAACGGGTGGCTCGATTTCGAGTTCGGGAGCGGCGTGGTGCGGGTTCGGATCACGAGGGCTCATCTCGAGGAGGACGTGGGCAAGAATTTCCATTTCGACCGCCACAGCGGAGTCGATTTCAACCGTGCCGGCGTTCCCTTGTTGGAGATTGTCTCCGAGCCGGATATCACAAGCCCCGACATGGCGGTGGAGTACCTGAACGCGTTGAAAGCGGTGCTGGTTCAGGGCGGGGTGAGTGATTGCGACATGGAAAAGGGCATGGTCCGTTGCGACGTCAACGTGAGCGTGCGGCCCAAGGGGTTCTCGACACTGGGCGCCAAGATCGAGATCAAGAACATGAATTCCTTCAGCGCCGTGCGCCGTGCGCTCGACTTTGAAATTCCGCGCCAAATCGGGGTTCTGCGCGGAGGCGGGGCCTTGAGCCAGGAGACGAGGCGTTGGGACGACGTGGCGGGGATTACGGAACCCATGCGCTCCAAGGAAGATGCCCACGATTACCGGTATTTTCCTGAACCCGATCTCATGCCGCTCCAACCGGACGAGCGATGGCTGCAATCCGTGCGTGCCCGGATGGTGGAGCTTCCGCTGGACCGGAAAATGCGCTTGATGCGGGATTTTGCCTTGCCTGAGGGCGATGCCGAAGTGCTGACGGCGGAGGCGGCGTTGGGGAACTATTTCGAGGCTGTGGCTCGCGCGGGCGGCCATTCCAAATCGATTGCCAATTGGATCATCAACAATTTGCGCGCTCTCATGGCCGAACACGGAGTAGGACTTGACGGGTTGAAATTTCCCGCGTCCGCGATTCCAGAGTTGGTGCTTTTGGTGGAAAGCGGGCGCATCAGTTCCAAGATCGCGCAAGAAGTCTTTCAAGAGACTTTCCTCACCGGCGCTTCGCCGGGGTCCATCGTCGACAGGAAAGGTTTGGCTCAGGTGAGCGATACCGCGGCTTTGGAGAAGTTTTGCGAGGACGTGATTGCCGCTCATCCGAAGAGCGCCGAGGATTTTCGCGCCGGCAAGGCCGCCGCGCTGAACTTTCTCAAAGGCCAGGTCATGAAGTTGAGCAAAGGCAAGGCCAACCCGTCCCTCGTCGGTTCCATTCTGGAGAAGCAGCTTTCGAACTGA